The Neobacillus sp. PS3-34 genome has a window encoding:
- a CDS encoding FeoA family protein, producing MVGQLKAGDKGKIIDISHVGHLVQRRLLDFGITEGSEVCVKCIMPFGGPIMIESCGQCVGIRRKEADCIEVERL from the coding sequence ATGGTTGGACAGCTAAAGGCAGGAGATAAAGGAAAGATTATTGATATCTCTCATGTTGGTCACCTAGTCCAAAGGCGTTTGCTTGATTTTGGCATTACCGAAGGATCAGAAGTATGTGTGAAGTGCATTATGCCATTTGGTGGTCCTATAATGATTGAATCTTGCGGACAGTGTGTTGGAATTCGCCGCAAAGAAGCAGATTGTATTGAAGTGGAGAGATTATAA
- the thiT gene encoding energy-coupled thiamine transporter ThiT yields MKQRSNTLFIVEIAVFTALAYLLDLASGFIFSRIWPQGGSVSIAMVPIFLMAYRWGIKGGVLTGFLLGLLQLVIGFSTVVHPVQGFLDYFLAFSTVGLAGVFARGIKNALQANQKSKWMTYAVLGAFIGSLLRFICHFISGFVFFGSYAPKGQPVALYSFIYNGTYMLPSFIISAVLVILVISAAPKKMVNYQ; encoded by the coding sequence ATGAAACAAAGAAGCAACACATTGTTTATAGTGGAGATTGCAGTATTCACAGCACTTGCATACTTACTTGATCTCGCATCAGGATTTATTTTCTCAAGAATTTGGCCGCAGGGCGGTTCTGTATCAATTGCAATGGTTCCTATTTTTTTAATGGCTTATCGCTGGGGTATAAAGGGTGGAGTATTGACAGGCTTCCTATTGGGCTTACTGCAGCTCGTTATTGGGTTTTCGACGGTTGTGCATCCCGTTCAGGGCTTTCTGGATTATTTTCTTGCCTTTTCAACAGTCGGGCTGGCAGGTGTTTTTGCTCGTGGCATAAAGAATGCTTTACAGGCAAACCAAAAGAGCAAGTGGATGACATATGCAGTGCTTGGTGCGTTTATCGGTAGCTTACTGCGGTTCATTTGCCATTTCATTTCCGGATTTGTTTTCTTTGGGTCATATGCGCCAAAGGGTCAGCCGGTTGCTCTTTATTCATTCATATACAATGGAACGTATATGCTCCCAAGCTTTATCATTAGCGCAGTTCTAGTTATCCTTGTGATAAGCGCGGCACCGAAAAAGATGGTTAACTACCAATAA
- a CDS encoding HAMP domain-containing sensor histidine kinase, whose amino-acid sequence MMFSETKDDLFVFFESERKNILKDWESAIIISDVNPFIERIRENGKSLFNVVVTLFKRNEAELLKDIEKLALEIAAERVEANVNIGEFVYNVNLGRSILYSYLSKVGLAWEDLQESINLINFCFDKFIYFAVSRFTEAKNQIIEEKNKFIDSTHQDRLTLLGQMTSSFIHEFRNPLTSIQGFVQLLKSDYPQMKYLEIISNELDQLNFRISQFLLLSKKELIGKEKSYFHLNHLIEEVLNFLYPSILDGKVRIIKELTEDRLLYGYADEIRQVFINIIFNAIDVLGQHRTENPTVEIICHLDDPCQIKIEISNNGPMIPEELHKTIFEPFFTTKKLGTGLGLFVCKEIIEKHKGQLSCESYPEKTAFTINLPTAKEE is encoded by the coding sequence ATGATGTTTAGCGAAACAAAAGACGATTTATTTGTTTTCTTTGAAAGTGAGAGAAAAAATATTCTAAAGGATTGGGAATCGGCTATCATCATTTCCGATGTTAATCCGTTTATAGAAAGAATTAGAGAAAATGGCAAGTCTCTTTTTAATGTAGTGGTAACACTTTTCAAACGAAATGAGGCTGAATTGCTTAAAGATATTGAAAAACTGGCATTGGAGATTGCCGCTGAAAGAGTCGAAGCAAATGTTAATATAGGGGAATTTGTATATAATGTTAATCTTGGCAGATCCATTTTATACAGCTATTTAAGCAAGGTCGGGTTGGCGTGGGAAGATTTACAGGAGTCGATTAATTTAATTAATTTCTGCTTTGACAAATTTATTTATTTTGCAGTCTCCCGCTTCACTGAGGCAAAAAATCAAATTATTGAGGAAAAAAATAAATTTATTGATTCGACTCACCAGGATCGACTTACATTACTGGGACAAATGACTTCCAGTTTTATTCATGAATTCAGAAATCCGCTAACTTCGATTCAGGGATTTGTACAATTGCTGAAATCAGATTATCCCCAAATGAAATATCTTGAAATTATATCCAACGAATTAGATCAACTGAACTTCCGCATTTCCCAATTTCTGCTTCTGTCCAAAAAAGAGCTGATAGGGAAAGAAAAAAGCTATTTTCATCTTAATCATTTAATTGAAGAGGTATTAAATTTTCTATACCCTAGTATTCTGGATGGAAAAGTAAGGATAATAAAGGAACTAACGGAGGATCGGCTTCTTTATGGATATGCTGATGAAATCCGCCAGGTTTTTATTAATATCATTTTCAACGCGATTGATGTACTTGGCCAGCACCGTACTGAAAATCCTACGGTTGAAATCATTTGCCACCTGGATGATCCTTGCCAAATTAAAATTGAAATTTCAAACAATGGACCAATGATACCGGAAGAATTACATAAAACGATTTTTGAACCTTTTTTCACCACGAAAAAGCTCGGCACCGGTCTGGGATTATTTGTTTGTAAAGAAATAATCGAAAAACATAAAGGGCAGCTTTCATGTGAATCATATCCTGAAAAAACCGCCTTTACAATTAACCTTCCAACAGCAAAAGAAGAATAA
- a CDS encoding GNAT family protein, which yields MFTMRIDQDIELQLFQLHHSERLFQLVDENRFYLRKWLPWVDAMNSAFQYHSIIPIWLKQFADNNGFNAGIVYKGELVGSIGLHNIDWHNRQTSIGYYLAESAQGHGIMTRTVQGVLNYIFYELGLNRAEIRCGEKNKKSRSIPERLGFAMEGKIREGEQLYGRFHDLIVYGMLAADWKET from the coding sequence ATGTTTACAATGAGAATAGATCAGGATATTGAGCTTCAATTATTTCAGCTTCACCATTCAGAAAGGCTTTTTCAGCTGGTTGATGAGAACCGTTTTTATTTACGCAAATGGCTCCCATGGGTCGATGCCATGAATTCGGCATTTCAGTATCACTCCATTATTCCCATCTGGCTGAAGCAATTTGCAGACAATAACGGCTTTAATGCTGGTATCGTTTATAAAGGTGAACTGGTTGGTTCTATTGGCTTACATAATATTGATTGGCACAATCGGCAAACCAGCATAGGATATTATCTTGCAGAATCAGCCCAAGGCCACGGCATAATGACCAGGACCGTTCAGGGTGTACTCAACTATATTTTTTATGAATTAGGCTTGAACCGGGCAGAAATCCGCTGTGGCGAAAAAAATAAAAAAAGCCGTTCCATTCCCGAAAGGCTTGGTTTTGCTATGGAGGGAAAAATCCGGGAAGGTGAACAATTGTACGGGCGTTTTCATGATCTAATTGTTTATGGAATGCTTGCAGCTGATTGGAAAGAAACATAG
- a CDS encoding hemolysin family protein produces the protein MVLTNIFIIAILIAMTAFFVSSEFAMIRVRTTRIDQLITEGNKKAETAKRVLMNLDGYLSATQVGITITSLLLGWLGEPTIQRILNPLFEKIQLQSSLKHILSFIIAFAIITFFNVVIGELSPKTFAIQKAEQVILLFAPPLIWFYRIMYPFIWILNHSARLVTGMFGLKPASEHDISHSEEELRMILSESYKSGEINQSEFRYVNRIFEFDNRIAKEIMVPRTEIVALSKDLTMEEVFEVIKKEKYTRYPVIDGDKDNILGIINIKEVLTDCIEQKCNGEAPLMPYLNPVIHVIETIPIHELLLRLQKSRLHMAILSDEYGGTAGLVTVEDIIEEIVGEIRDEFDIDEIPLIQKKGENHFILDGKVLISEVNDLLGTSLDEEDIDTIGGWFLTQKFDLQKGDSIEKEGFNFQIKEIEGHHIMYVEVRKSAASQAE, from the coding sequence ATGGTCTTAACAAATATTTTTATCATCGCAATTCTTATAGCCATGACCGCCTTTTTTGTATCTTCAGAGTTCGCTATGATTAGGGTCCGTACTACCCGGATTGACCAATTAATTACTGAAGGGAACAAGAAAGCGGAAACGGCAAAAAGGGTTTTAATGAATCTGGACGGGTATTTATCAGCAACACAGGTCGGCATAACGATTACTTCCCTGCTTTTAGGCTGGCTGGGAGAGCCAACAATCCAAAGAATCCTGAATCCCCTGTTCGAGAAAATTCAATTGCAGAGTTCCTTAAAACACATTTTATCTTTTATCATTGCCTTTGCGATTATTACTTTTTTTAATGTGGTGATTGGAGAGCTCTCACCAAAAACATTTGCCATTCAAAAAGCGGAACAGGTTATTCTTTTGTTTGCTCCCCCATTAATTTGGTTTTATCGAATCATGTATCCATTTATTTGGATTTTGAATCATTCTGCTCGCCTGGTTACAGGAATGTTCGGTCTTAAGCCTGCATCTGAGCATGATATCTCTCATTCTGAGGAAGAGCTTCGGATGATCTTATCTGAAAGCTATAAAAGCGGTGAGATTAACCAATCTGAGTTTCGTTATGTTAATCGGATTTTCGAATTCGATAATCGGATTGCGAAGGAAATTATGGTTCCGCGGACTGAAATCGTCGCACTCTCAAAGGATTTAACAATGGAGGAAGTTTTCGAGGTTATTAAAAAAGAAAAGTACACTCGATATCCTGTTATCGATGGAGATAAGGATAATATTCTTGGAATTATTAATATCAAGGAGGTGCTGACTGATTGTATCGAGCAAAAATGTAACGGAGAAGCTCCCCTGATGCCTTATTTAAATCCCGTTATACATGTAATCGAGACGATACCGATTCATGAATTATTGCTAAGACTGCAAAAAAGCAGATTACATATGGCTATACTCTCAGACGAATATGGAGGAACTGCTGGGCTTGTAACTGTTGAGGATATAATAGAAGAAATTGTGGGAGAAATACGAGACGAATTTGATATTGACGAGATCCCCCTTATACAGAAAAAAGGAGAGAATCATTTTATATTAGACGGTAAGGTTTTAATTTCTGAAGTGAATGACCTGTTAGGGACCTCGCTTGACGAAGAAGATATTGACACGATTGGCGGATGGTTCCTCACACAAAAATTCGACCTTCAAAAAGGGGATTCAATTGAAAAGGAAGGATTCAATTTCCAAATAAAAGAAATTGAAGGCCATCATATTATGTATGTTGAGGTCAGAAAATCGGCAGCGTCTCAAGCGGAGTGA
- a CDS encoding hemolysin family protein yields the protein MDIFNLVLIAILIALTAFFVASEFAIIRVRSSRIDQLIEEGSTRAIAAKKVVSNLDEYLSACQLGITITALGLGWLGEPTIELMLHPLFKGLNIPASVSHFLIVSIAFAAITFLHVVVGELAPKTLAIQKAEAITLAMSKPLIWFYKVMYPVIWALNNSARVTAGLFGLKPVSENELAHTEEELRIILSESYKSGEINQSEFKYVNKIFEFDNRIAKEIMVPRTEIMSLSKDDTLETFLEVLREEKFTRYPIIDGDKDHIIGLVNIKEMMTALIGNENLSSQTLESYTRPIIRVIESIPIHDLLVRMQKDRVHMAVLMDEYGGTSGLVTVEDILEEIVGEIRDEFDMDEIPMIRKIKDYHFIIDSKVLVSEVNDLLGLEINDEDVDTIGGWILTENYEAKEGDIILNDSYSFKILEMEEHHIKYVEVTKNEEDGESAAKQIPLKESEMLY from the coding sequence TTGGACATATTTAACTTGGTTTTAATAGCCATTTTAATTGCTTTAACAGCCTTTTTCGTCGCTTCAGAATTTGCGATAATTAGGGTAAGAAGTTCAAGAATTGACCAGCTTATCGAGGAAGGCAGCACAAGGGCAATTGCGGCCAAAAAGGTCGTCTCAAATCTGGATGAATATCTTTCAGCCTGCCAGCTGGGGATAACCATTACAGCCCTTGGCCTTGGGTGGCTGGGTGAACCGACTATTGAACTGATGCTGCATCCACTTTTCAAGGGATTGAACATACCAGCAAGTGTGTCCCATTTTCTGATAGTGAGCATTGCTTTTGCAGCCATCACATTCCTTCATGTTGTGGTCGGTGAACTCGCACCGAAAACTTTAGCGATTCAGAAAGCTGAAGCTATTACACTCGCAATGTCAAAACCTCTCATTTGGTTTTACAAAGTAATGTATCCGGTCATATGGGCACTTAATAACTCTGCCCGGGTTACTGCTGGTCTTTTCGGATTAAAACCAGTTTCAGAGAATGAACTGGCGCATACTGAAGAAGAACTTCGGATTATACTGTCTGAAAGCTATAAAAGTGGTGAAATTAACCAGTCTGAGTTTAAGTATGTAAACAAAATTTTCGAGTTTGATAACAGGATTGCAAAAGAAATCATGGTTCCCCGAACTGAGATAATGTCTTTATCAAAGGACGACACACTTGAAACCTTTCTTGAGGTTTTAAGAGAGGAAAAATTCACCCGCTATCCGATTATTGACGGTGATAAGGACCACATTATCGGATTGGTAAACATTAAAGAAATGATGACTGCTTTAATTGGGAATGAAAATTTGTCTTCACAGACACTTGAAAGCTATACCCGCCCGATTATTAGGGTTATTGAATCAATTCCTATCCACGATCTTTTGGTTAGGATGCAAAAGGACCGGGTCCATATGGCCGTTTTAATGGATGAGTATGGTGGAACCTCAGGCCTTGTTACTGTCGAGGATATTCTTGAGGAAATAGTTGGCGAGATTCGTGATGAATTTGATATGGATGAGATTCCAATGATCAGGAAAATTAAAGATTACCATTTTATTATTGATTCCAAGGTATTAGTCAGCGAAGTCAATGATTTGCTTGGTTTAGAAATTAATGATGAAGACGTCGATACGATTGGCGGGTGGATTCTCACTGAGAACTATGAAGCCAAAGAGGGCGATATCATTCTTAATGATTCATATTCCTTTAAAATTCTTGAGATGGAAGAACACCATATTAAGTATGTTGAAGTCACAAAAAATGAAGAAGATGGAGAATCTGCCGCTAAGCAAATTCCCCTGAAAGAATCAGAGATGCTTTATTAA
- a CDS encoding HAMP domain-containing sensor histidine kinase, which produces MRFKYLYQLLLSHVSVLLVAFLLLWLLFSSFIEQFIYENKVNELNSFGEQILSDLNDPSQASPLFLKHYSDLLQARNIRFFLFDNSSRVINYKTPSAPLVKLTDDEWSQIQKGNRVTVKRDIKRFKQEVTLAALPYIQNGVFLGGVLLISPISGTRETIAEINQFFFYAVSAALAITFLLSWFISKFHVKRIDRIRHATSLISSGNYNINIPFSELDEIGDLAKDFNSMAGKLYSSQEEIELLENRRRQFIADVSHELKTPLTTMGGLISGLKDDLIPSEEKERCMDLIEKETKRLSRLVNENLDYEKIRSNQIILNREEIQVIEVFEIIKEHLEAQALEKGNQILFEADNSLIVYADYDRLIQILMNITKNSIQFTSEGQVTLRGIRGDNQTIIEIEDTGIGIKPEEIESIWVRFYKADISRTSNPYGEFGLGLSIVKKLVELHKGSIEVFSKVDQGTKFVITFPLE; this is translated from the coding sequence ATGAGATTTAAATATCTGTACCAGTTATTGCTTAGCCATGTCAGTGTTTTACTTGTAGCCTTTTTATTGCTGTGGCTTTTGTTTTCAAGTTTTATTGAACAGTTTATTTATGAGAATAAAGTCAATGAATTGAATTCCTTCGGGGAACAGATTCTTAGCGACTTAAATGACCCATCACAGGCAAGCCCGCTCTTCCTTAAGCATTACAGCGACCTATTGCAGGCCAGGAATATCCGTTTTTTTCTTTTTGACAATAGCAGCAGGGTTATCAATTATAAAACCCCTTCGGCTCCGCTTGTAAAACTGACCGATGATGAATGGTCGCAGATTCAAAAAGGAAACAGAGTCACAGTAAAGCGAGATATTAAACGTTTTAAACAGGAAGTGACACTTGCAGCACTTCCATATATTCAAAATGGAGTTTTTCTTGGAGGGGTTTTGTTAATATCCCCCATAAGCGGAACGCGGGAGACAATTGCGGAAATCAATCAATTTTTCTTCTACGCAGTATCTGCAGCTCTTGCCATCACATTTTTACTAAGCTGGTTTATTTCAAAATTCCATGTAAAAAGAATTGACCGTATAAGGCATGCAACCTCATTGATATCGAGCGGGAATTATAATATAAATATTCCTTTCAGTGAGTTGGATGAAATAGGGGATCTTGCAAAGGATTTTAACAGCATGGCAGGGAAGTTATATTCCTCCCAGGAAGAAATCGAGCTTCTTGAAAATAGAAGAAGACAGTTTATCGCAGACGTATCACATGAACTAAAAACACCTTTAACAACCATGGGCGGACTGATTTCAGGGCTTAAAGACGATTTAATCCCTTCCGAAGAAAAAGAGCGCTGTATGGATTTAATCGAGAAAGAAACAAAACGGCTGAGCCGACTTGTAAATGAGAATTTGGACTACGAAAAAATAAGATCCAATCAAATCATTCTGAATCGGGAAGAAATACAGGTGATTGAGGTCTTCGAAATTATAAAGGAGCATCTGGAGGCCCAGGCACTTGAAAAAGGTAATCAAATCCTATTTGAAGCAGATAATAGCCTGATTGTATATGCCGATTATGACAGACTCATTCAAATATTGATGAATATAACAAAAAATAGCATTCAATTTACATCGGAAGGACAAGTTACTCTTCGTGGGATTAGAGGAGATAATCAGACAATCATTGAAATTGAAGATACCGGAATTGGAATAAAGCCCGAAGAGATAGAGTCGATCTGGGTGCGCTTTTATAAGGCGGATATTTCCAGAACAAGCAACCCTTACGGTGAATTTGGGCTGGGACTTTCAATTGTGAAAAAACTGGTTGAACTTCATAAGGGTAGTATTGAGGTATTTAGTAAAGTAGATCAGGGAACAAAATTCGTTATTACCTTTCCCTTAGAATGA
- a CDS encoding response regulator transcription factor has translation MEILVIEDNESVCSMLEMFFMKEGYKGEFVHNGLQGYDRFRAKDWDLLIIDWMLPGMDGVSLCKKIRETSSVPIILLTAKDSESDQVLGLEMGADDYVTKPFSPLTLLARIKAVSRRFQQDVKKHENVFFETEFFKISKETREVFLQGTKISNLTPKEFDLLYFLLQNERQVFSREQLLDKVWGYQFYGDERTVDVHVKRLRKKIGSSNQPFIHTVWGIGYKFDESVAEDEI, from the coding sequence ATGGAAATTTTAGTGATTGAGGACAATGAAAGTGTATGCTCCATGCTTGAGATGTTTTTTATGAAAGAAGGCTATAAAGGGGAGTTTGTACATAATGGCCTTCAGGGATATGACCGTTTTCGGGCGAAGGACTGGGATTTACTGATTATTGACTGGATGCTTCCAGGGATGGACGGTGTCAGCCTTTGCAAAAAAATTAGAGAAACCAGCAGTGTTCCAATTATTTTATTAACAGCAAAGGACAGTGAATCCGACCAGGTTCTTGGATTGGAAATGGGGGCGGATGATTATGTTACGAAACCCTTCAGCCCGCTTACACTTCTGGCCAGGATTAAAGCTGTTTCCCGCCGCTTTCAGCAGGATGTTAAAAAACATGAAAATGTATTCTTCGAAACTGAGTTTTTTAAAATAAGTAAGGAAACAAGAGAAGTCTTCTTACAGGGAACCAAAATTTCCAATTTGACACCAAAGGAATTTGATTTATTATATTTCTTACTACAAAATGAACGGCAGGTTTTCTCAAGGGAGCAGCTTCTTGACAAAGTATGGGGATACCAATTTTATGGGGATGAGCGGACAGTAGATGTTCATGTAAAAAGGCTAAGAAAAAAAATAGGCAGCTCCAATCAGCCCTTTATCCATACAGTCTGGGGAATAGGCTATAAATTTGATGAATCGGTGGCAGAGGATGAGATTTAA